Sequence from the Schistocerca americana isolate TAMUIC-IGC-003095 chromosome 11, iqSchAmer2.1, whole genome shotgun sequence genome:
ATGGACCTTTTGACATActataaaattacattgctaaaaagcaatggtcagaaatTAGAGCagttatgctcaagtcaaaaataaaacattCCAGCCTTTGCCATGTGCACCTAGCTAGGAACATCATCTGATTCTGATGATGTTCCCAGCTAAGCGCATGTGGCAAACCTGCTCTAatttctgaccattgcttttttaCAATGTAATTTTATGCTTTATCAAAaggttcattctgatgaagacacccttagtaggtgtcAAAAGCTAGGTAAATGCACCTAACCATTACTTTTAATTGGTTGGCTGTATAACactatgttgaaactagtatacggttCCTGATATTTAaaactaagttttttttttaatatttcacaaaTTTCAATGTCACAGCTCCAATAATAGCCATTATGGATGAAATTAAGATAAACAGTTTTATTGGTCCCTTGCCCACAAATCACAGCATGCAACAAGTGGGTAGCCTTTCCCACACATTCTGAAGTTAAATTATACTGCTCCCCAGCTTTACATGGCAATGGTGGTCCCTCCTTGTGATTAAAATGCAATCAAACTGGAATTTGTGAAAACTAGATTTAATTATATTTCAATATCTTAGACAGAAGTGCAACATGTACTTACCACAGACTACTGGAACAACACTGGCAAAAACAAATTTTGGAAAATCAGAGCAACTTTAGAGAAGTTTGTTAGTCGGGTATAAAGGCAAGAGCATCTTTAAGTATACTTAACCCGTCAACATTGTATGACAAGCCTTGCTTGTTACACTGTTCTTAGGCTTCTCACCATTTGACAACCACGTATAGTAAGTCATAGCAATCTAAGGAAATCAAAGGAGTGTGATCATATAGACAATGGCTCTTACATGCTCTCCAACACATATTAGAAAAATGTGGTTTTCTACCACATCTATCTTTCCTTCATGTGTTTTCTCTGCATTGTTATACAAAAGAGTTTCAAACTTTTGTTCTTCAGCTGCAAAATGAATTCTAGGAAGTATTAGTTTTGTGACTAAGAGGCAATAATGTATCTAGTGTATCTATGTTTTAGACAGCAGTTATGTATTTAATTACATTTCTGAGGTTGAAAATGATTCTTCTCCTGAAGCTTATGAGAAATACCAGTGATATAACTAGCAAGAAAAGCGCACAAATTTTTTCTATGGTCTGGACATATACATATTCAATGCCTATACTGTGCCCCATAAATTCACAGGTAAGAAAAAGTAAGTTCTCAGACTCCTCTGCAAACATCGCAAAAAATTTATGGCAACCACAGCAACTTCAACAAATGCATGCAAAACATGGCACATGACAAAATTTTGAAGCCTCTGGGCACATAAAATAATTACATCAATTTTTGTAACGAAATTCAGCTCTGACCCTATGCATCCTGTCTTGTCTGTGTTGAacattgtattttacatttttgaatcacTCAATTATCAGTatattttgtcccccccccccccctccacaaaaaAACTTGACTGTGAGTCCCATTTCTTCTATTAAGTGCATGTCCAATCTGTGTAGCATTCATATGGTTGTGGTGTGCGAGAGAGGGACTTCACAACTTGACAAAACTTGTCCAATTCTCCCCCTTAGGCCATGGCTAAGATGATATGTACGTAACACAAATCTCATGCAGTGTTGCAGCTAATTTGCAGCAACGGGAACACTGACACTGGCAACataaaataacatttctgaaaaacaCGTATCTGTTAACACTGAATACAAATTTATCTATCAGGAAGCCATCTATAGGCATTAGTTTGCAGTGCAGAAGCCAAACTTTGatgaaaataatttagacaagaagagaacagatttgaaaatgtggtactatagaaaaATGCTGAGAATCAAAACTAATGCACTTTGAGgcacaaagaaatttttttttaaaaagtcttagAGCTGAAAAAATTGACAATCTTATGGTGCTATTCTGACAACAGTCACAAAGATTACTGAATGTGTAACAGTAACTCGTTGAGGGAAATACTCCTTACTACGAGTAAAGAAGAATGAATTGCGTTGGCGGTAGAATTGATATTCTCTTCTGCGTTGTCAATCTAGTTGCTCCCCACTATCAGCATGGGTGCTTTGGGAGGACAACACTGCATGGGGAGGAACAGAATACGTTTCTGTCATGTTAATCTGATACTGGGGACATAAATGGGAAACCCTCTGAAACAGAAGCCGTGCTGCAACAATAGTCCTGTGCAGCCAAGAAGGCAGGTGGTAGGACGATAGGTGGCAGCGAGCGACAGTATACAATTTGATATTGCACCTGATAGTGCCACTCTACACATCTGCCTGCCCTGTGCGTAACAAGAGTGCTTTAGCCCCAAGGCTGCGAGTCTTATACTTACCACAGCCAATATGAACCAATGAATAAATCTGACCacaaatgaagtgaaatgaaaggaTATGTCCAAAAATTGCACGTTCATAATCAAAGATGTGTAGGATTTACTTGAGAAATCTATGGATAACGTCACTGTGTAAAACTGGTTTAGATACGTATACTGTCAAAAGTTTTCAATGCTGTCTTTATGAAGAAAGGTACTAAATAAAATCCACAGAAAGGACtgttatagtttcaaatgattgctTGTATGCCAAATTTTTGGACACACTAAGTTCTTCAgaacagaataataaacaagaaGGGAATTACTATTGCATAGTTCTTGTCCTCCTTTAACCCAAACCTATATTTATAGGTTTCCTCTCTCTTCTCCCTTACCTGTCTCCACATAAATTTAGTAATATGCAGCACAAGTACACAGTGTACACTGTCAACATTGGAACTTCAGTCGATTTTACTGTGGGAAACTTAAATTACACTGCAATTAAAGTTGCTTTATAAACTGACAGATGATCAGCAACAAGGCATTTTTTGCTACAATATACCTCAAAATTCAAACAAAACCACAAACAAGAAAGGTTCCAAACTGGAGCtttgtttactatttaataaccaTTGTTGTCCAGACAAGTGGCTCCATAGGCATAGTAACTTGTTTAAAACAAGTCACAGTGTCTGAATGCATAATATTTATCGTGCTGTTTTATTAGCCAATTTTGACTAACTTGTTTTCAAACAAGTACCTCATCATGATTTCTTACTCAATGACCTCACACTGACGAGAGCCACTGCTTTCTAAAGTCGGAGACCTGAGTGTACGCACACACGAGGAGCCCTGATCTCTCACTTGCCAGCATGTGCCAATGATGAGCAACACTAATTCATCAGCTAAAATTAAGAATATCTTGGCCAACACACTGTGggtgtgtcttttgtaaagtgtGAGAATTGGTAGAAattagaaactacatcttttcccCGTGGAAGGTAAAGAAACTTACAATGCTATCTGAAAATGcttagaaggctaatgattaaggACACAATGCATTCAACAAGCCAGTGAGAAGACAAAAGAAGCAGCATGtgtaaatttcagaatttttcttGTGCCAAATTGTGGTGCAGGGAACTCACACTAACAGTCCACTGTTTCAAAGATTGCTTTAAAACGAAAACCACCTGCCACTGACCATGTATTTCGTTCGAACGCCTGTGTACATTACTGGGCACTTTCCTTCCGCTTATCGACATGAATTACCCAGATAATTACAGGAGGACCTATAGTTTAATAAGACCTCCAAATCATGGTGCAACCTGGTATTTTTCCtatacagtgaaacctctttataacgtccctccatataatgttttcctctatgttacatgtaaacaatgttaaattttcctctttactgcGTTTACTCTATATCACAATTTCCTCCATGTAAtgctcatatttttggaaccctggtcaattatttacctctttataaTGTTTAAGTGACTGGATGTAGATGCATCATTTTCCATTCTGTGGATTCACAGTTGCACCGGCTCGTAAAGCCCGCACTCAGCGCATTTCATATGTCAGCGGCAGAACCTGGTCACGTGACATGTGATGCACATTCTGCTTGCGATCTTTTTGGCGCTATTTACTTTCACCCATCCACCTACCAGGCCCcatgtttgaattacaaaaaactaatcatttgatacattgatcatttgcaatgaatatcaattacagtgttgtgaaaatttaaaatgtcatctatggcaccatttgtcaaagctgattagtggtatcccaatcttcagtaatgccctataattattatttggaagccttcgtctttatagtgttttcctctatacagtgttcagaatttgtgCTCTCTTGAAAAATGTTATATAGAGGTTTCACCGAATACAAAACACAACCAGAAGAGAAAGAAATAAATGACATAGAATTGCAGggaaggaaccagataccaatggATTTGTAGCGTGACACTTTACCACTGACATATTATGCTTCGAAGTATACCAAACTGAAAGTTATTTTTAAGCAGAAAGGTCTATTGTTACAAATTCCTCGAAATGTTATTTTTGCACAAACTATTCCCACACCATAGGAACTGAAATAAAACATCACATTCCTTTAACAGCCATATGTGCAAACGACTGCCAGTATGCTAGGCACGAGGACAGAAACGATCAGCTCAAAGGATTAAAATATATtctgaaaggtgaaaatatacaaAAGTCATACCACTGCCAGTAATGTGTTCAGGTTTTCCGATTATTTTAATGAaaatcttcagtgctgtacaaagtGCAAATAGTGAAAAAACGTGACAGAGACAAAAATATAATTGAAGAAAATGACACTACAAAATAATCTGAGAAAGGTGACACTTAGCTACAAAACACTGCCATTCGGCCCCCCTCGACACGACAGTGGCGTCAAACATTTTCTGGCGCTGACGTCGCCACCGTACAACACTTTACTCACTTTATAAAATTTTCATCAGGTACGACAGGAGTCGCATTGACTACTCGATGGTGACTACTGTGgtctgttgctgctgttgctgttgctggtcCTTGCCGGCTGCGGCCGCCTCTGGAGTCCCGTTGCTGTTGTTCTCGACAGGTGCGCTCGCGGCATCTGCGGCCTCCGCAGCAGCTTTCGCTACCGTAGGTTCGGCTGGTGCAGCGTCGCTCTCCTTCTCGTCTGTCACGTCACTGCTCGCAGGTATTTGGCTCGGAGGTTCGCTGTTTGTCACCGACGGTGCCGGTGCTGTTGTCTCCTGCAAAGTCCACACTTGAGAATTACAACACTTAACAGTACCTCAAGAACAGGAATGTTTATCAAGTGAGCATTCGGATGCACAGAACATAAATTTTGTCGTCAACATACTGTCTCCAAGTCACGTGACTGTGGTAATGTTTACCCCTAAGCTTTCGTAAGTCTTTACATTTCTAATATAGATACATATACCGTTCGACAGTACGTGGATCTTGTGTATTTGCCGATCAAAGGCTTCCGTGTCTAGGACAAATGTTTCCTAAAGTTCTGAACAGATAAATATCGAAATTACTTCCTAAAATGAAAGTATACCGGGTAGAGGAGATTGAATTTCGAGCAATGACATGTAGAAAATCACCGATTTATACTTCAATTGAAATAATTTTATGACTGTAGTTTTCGGAAGTCAAGTGGTGGTAGGAGTCAGCCACCAGCCAATCATATAACTTCCTGGAGCACCACTAGCTTGCTGTGTTGCCAGTTTCGTAGGTGCATGCAGCCCCTTGTGAAATATGACTGGCTCCACACCAGCAacgctgtgccccccccccccccccagtcactaCAATCAGTCaacaaagttattttatttgaAGTATGTGACACACTGTAATACTTCTATGGACAAAATTGTTCAGTGTTTCCTTTCCAGCACTATATGTCTCATTTTCATTCATTGTATGGGAACTAAATTACTAACCATACGTATCCATTCTCTGTGACATAGGTACTAAAGTCGAGCCAGAGTAAGATGATCACCGACAGCTAGCAGTGCTGTTGCCAGCTTTTAAATGCAAAGTGTAAATGGCTGGAGGTGAAAACAACAGCTGTCTATAGAGCTCTATGAGTTgctgggacttaacgtctgaggtcatcagtcccctagaacttagaactacttaaacctaactaacttaaggacatcacacacacccatgcccgaggtaggattcgaacctgtgactgtagcggccgtgcggttccagactgaagcgcctagaaccactcggccacaccggatgGCTACCCCACTGCAGCTGTCAGGGACATTATGCTGACTTGACTACAGTTTCCTATTTAAAACTGGCACAATGGTTTGGTGATAACTCATTTATCTATATAAATCTTATGTTCAGATGAAAATTACTCAAAATGTGTATCCATTCATGGAATAGACTGACAGCAGACTCCCACACTACCAAATTTATCAGCACTTTACACGTAAGTATATGGTCATACAGTCATTTAAATGTCAAAACTTATTGTTATACAGCATCTCAATATTTTAATCAAAACAATGTACCCCTTTGTGGTCTTATAACTAGACAATTTCAGTTTGAATTTGGTAACATGTCCAGTGACCTGCACTCCATAGACATCCTGCTCTACACAATGCCCACATGAAAATATTTAGATAAACATAGTTAATGTACTGCACTTTCATCGGTCAATTTAATCCCCAAAGAGAGAATGGATGGTCAGTACTTCTTTTCACAAGGCACATTCTGAATACTGTCTAACACTTTGTTGTTATACTACActtcaaagattggtttgatgcacctctccacaaCAAAAGATCTTGTGCAAGTCTTCTTGTATTTGCTTAATTACTACACTCTACAACCATTCGATCCCAGACTTGGTCTCCATCTGCAATTTTaacccctccccccttttcttcCACTCACTGCCAAATAAACGATTCCATGAAGCCTTAGGAAATGCTCTATCAACATTATTtacttctaaaaacaaagatgacatttaaagatgtctgcttgtgtctgtatatgtgtgtgtgtgtgtgtgtgtgtgtgtgtgtgtgtgtgtgtgtgtgcgcgcgcgcgcgcacgtgcgagtgtatacccgtccttttttccccctaaggtaagtctttccgctcccgggattggaatgactccttacactctcacttaaaacccacatcttttcgtcttttccctctccttccctctttcctgatgaggcaacagtttgttgcgaaagcttgaattttgtgtgtgtgtttgtgtttgtttatgtgtctatcgacctgccagcgctttcgttcggtaagtcacatcattgtttttcgatatatttttcccacgtgaaatgtttccctctattatattatttACTTCTAATCTATACAAAGTATAGCTGGAAAGCTAAGATTACCATTTTCTTGCATGAATTCTCCAACAAACACTATGAAATTCTGATAGTGTCCACAATAAAATACAGATAGTGAAAGACTGTTTTCAATTTGCACAAAAACTAAACCACAATTACAAGAGTCAAAAGGAATTAAAGGTAGGCAGAAACTGAGAATTGAATTAGCCAAGGTTTGCAGCCTATACCCAAAGTTACTCAATGTGTACACCGCACAAGCAAAaatccaaggagaaatttggaaactgaattacAAGTTCAAGAAGAAGAACCAGAAACTTTGAGGttactaatgacattgtaattttgttggAGACTACCTCAAAAGAGGTTTTTAAGGTTAATATTACAAGGGCTATGGGGTGGTATCAAAACAGGTGGTgctcaggaaatcacaaatgggaATGAGACACCAAAATTGGTAGCAAAGTTCCATTATTTGAGCGGCCGAATGACTTACAATGGCAGAAACAAAGAAGGTATAAAATCCAGACTGTCAGTTGCAGAGAAagatttctgaaagagagaaatatgTTAATGTTTAATATATATTTGAATGTTAGaactctcttctgaaagtatttttcttgAGTATAGCCCTTATACAGAAACAAAATATGCACAATAAACCCTATGAACAGAAACAGAATACAAGGTGATGAAAAAAGACAAATTTCAATTGTTTACTACAAATTATAAAAGACAAACACATTGCACATGTCACTGGATAGTGGAAAGTTCAAAGTTTTGAGGCAGCTGCGCAGTTTGTTTGCAGCAACAGGGCGATTACATTACAAGAGAAATAATtgtgtgttgcaatttgtgaacatcaTCTTGTTAATTGCTTTTGGCTTCATGGGACACCATATCTCACAACTTATGATGTTTTTCTGTGGGAGTACATAACTGACAAAGTCTTCGTCCCACCtttggcagctactcttcaagaccTGAGAAATCGAACTGTCGAAGCTGTTGATTCAATAAACAGGGATCTGTTGACTCGTGTGGAACAAAATGGGCACCCACTTCGACATTTCTCAAGCTTGAGTTTAGTGCatgcaaaagtgtgtgtgtgtgcgcgcgcgcgcgagcgcgcgcgatGATGGAAGCGTGTGAActacaaattgtagagggagaccaaggcttgaatagagtaagcaggttcagatgttTGTAAGTagcagtagttatgtagagatgaacaAAGTTGCATAAGAAAGTCTAGCCTGGACAGCTGCATTAAATTGAATCTTTGGCCTGAGCACCACAACAGTTCATACACAGCTTATTACGTTATCTAACACATAACAGCGAAAATTATATAAAGCAAGtataaatgaactcttgtaaaattATTATGAAGATGAACATTCAGCACACGAGTCTGAAAAAGACTTCATTCTTAATTCTTCAATTTGTGGTGTTATATAGGCACTGACACATAAATTTATACATAGTTCAAGAGGCTTCTTTTCACAAAAACAGAGGGCACATCCTTGTCCAAACCAAGAGCTCCCTTTGCCATTAGCAAACATTAAGCACTACTGATACATGCTCTACTGATACCTGCACTCAATTTACCACTCCCTGGTGGGTCGTCCTTGTAGAGGAAAATACAGACAAGGGGCAGCGGCCAATCCAGAAACATTCCAACCTTCATTACTCAAGAGTGTCTGGAAGGACCTACACCAAAgctcaatataaattaaaaattcagCTTATGCAACTTTTTTCCAGTTTGTGAGGCATTCAatcacttttttttatatatttttatgaagATAGCCTTCCCAACTGGACTTGTAGAACACACACATAGAACTCTATGAAATCCAGGGAATTTCTTCACTGTCCCAAACTGCATGCCTTCTTTGcatggaagaaaacttttgaaaaatacACTGTATGGGTGAACGTTTACTGCCACACAATTTCGTTAAAAATTTTTGCACCAGCTATATATCTGCAAACATGGGGGCCTAGATTCAATGGGATAGGGAATGAAGGAATAAGTGGAATAGAATGGAAGACAGTGAAAAAACTAAACAATAAAAAAGATAATGGCAGTGTAAGCAAATTAGGTGGGCAACTTTCTCTGCTTATAGCACTTCTTTTCGTAAAGTGGCAATACACACACATTCTCAGCTCATCGTTATTCTTCGAGCCACACAGACATACTGAATAGTGTACACGAGCAACACTATCCCATTAACAACTGAAGGCATGGTGCATTCTACCGAACTTCAATGACAATGCATTTACCTCCATTACAAATATGGCCATATGTAGATATAAAACTAGCAGTTTGACAATAAGAGAAGGAATTTATTTTTGGCGATAACTGACCTCCTTGGCAGGTGAAGGGGCAGCAGCATCCTTGGGCTCAGCAGATGTGACAGCGTCCTTGCCCGAATCGTTTTCCACCGGTGGAGCAGCCGGTGCTGccagtggcgcagctgccggcttgTCCTCTGCGTTGTCTTTCTCCTCTCCTTCGGTAGGTTTCTCTTCTGCAGTGGCTTCAGCAGAACTCGGGGTCTCCGCAGTAGGTTTCGCCTGTTcccctctcttctcactgtctgcttCCGCCGTTGTATCCGATTCTTCCTTCGGAGTGTCCACCTAAGTTAGAAAACATACATTAATATGCAAAATAGGGGCAGGGAAGATGTTTAGTTAGCGCAGCATCTCTTGCAGGAGAACAGAGAGCATAGAAAGTATAAGATTGTGTAGCAGCTGAAAGTTGCAAAAatctttatttttacacattttgctCATCTGTGGGAAGTTTAATATgttacaacaacaaataaaatcaaAGACTCAACTTACAACAGAGAAACTCACTTTTAGTAGCCAGTGGTAACGCATTAAATGTTTCTGGAGGTGTACAGCCCTGATGTAAAGACATTAAATGGAGTAAGCCAGCTgcgttatacagggtgtacataaagtccgggaacactttcaattatttattgcacaagaaccaaacattgtacagatatacatatgtcattttgaagagaaacccttaagtttttttttcatgtatactttcACAGCATAGTTAGGTAATTTGCCGGTAGTCaacactagtcgcaaacatggcgagttcaggtgcggagcgagcatTCTGTGTATctgagttcgacaaaaacaagcgtgctacagctgttcaacagatgtttagagCCAAGTATGgtgagaagccaccaacaaggaaggccatttaccactggcacaacaaatttgttatgACGGATTGAAAGTGTTCACGGACTTTATGGACAACCTGTAGTTATTGTAAACTCTATAGTCAGTTACATTCAGAAGTTAAAAACCAGCAGGAAGTATCATTTCTTTTTGCACTGATAGACACTTTGGTGGGAAAGTACGTCATTAAGCCAAATGCATAAAGAGTGAAACATGCAAATTCGAAAATGTGTTGAAGCCCAAAAAAGTGTCAGTTATATCCTAAGGTTTCATGATACTTTTGTTTCTTGCCTTGCATTATGTTTAATGAGGTGCTTTCCCACCAAAGTGTATACTGATAGTGCTCTGGCTCCCCAACAAGAAATGTTACTTCTTGTTGGTTTATCTTTGAATGTACCCGACAGAGTTTAAGATAACTAACACTTCATGTCTGACAGCGGCGATGCACACAGCCATAAACATTTAATATGAGGCCTTTGGTTACCAAAAAGGAGTTAGTGTTGAGTATGTGGTTttatttcatttgatgctattgtAACACATATGGATTTACCGTAGTTATCAAGATGCTTCCGGCTGAGAAGAAACAcatgtaaaaataaaggaaaatcgcTTTTGTCTTTCAGCTGCTTCACTATCTAATAGCAGTGAGATTATCTGACAAGATTTGGATGCATCTATGACCATTTGGAATAATAGTAATGATTAATAATTATAATAGCAATAATACTACCACCACTGGTGACAGTGGCagtagaggatacaaaatgtatgtATGGGTGCAGAAGAGTGAGGTATTATGTCATGAGAGAGTTCTGAGAGAGAAATTCAGATACACACATCCAAGGATCGGCACTGTTGAGAGTAGTGCTATCTTCACTCAATTATCACAGCACTTATGCACTCTGCAGTGACATAAAATTGTTTTGAAgtctatttcctacaaaaataacCTAAAATTATAACTTCAGAGAAAGTATTGATCTCAATGTCACTAAGCACatccaaatttgttttaattttggttGTACCCACAGTTATCCTTTGGTCTTGAAACAGGCAAATTTTAGCACCAGAAGTTTTCTGCTTGAGAAATGGCAGGTAGAGTGCCGTAAATAGTAGTACAGCTCCCACGGGAACAAGGGTTTCTGCTGTGTCATACAGGAGGTTATGAATGACTGCAAAGAATGCGGTACTTGAACATGG
This genomic interval carries:
- the LOC124554133 gene encoding skin secretory protein xP2-like, whose protein sequence is MSGEKADIKKENATDAANKEGEDETPQGGRQRKSGSKRVSTITRLAQEGEALVKDLNKDDAGSENRRRTRSSTRGAVATPPPPPAKREKKTPPSGGGRGSKRGRPKRDADEKEAAGGADEDAGAPPEKKVAEQKEEGDAGSAEDRADSGKDAAPAETSATAQEDKSEKMDVDTPKEESDTTAEADSEKRGEQAKPTAETPSSAEATAEEKPTEGEEKDNAEDKPAAAPLAAPAAPPVENDSGKDAVTSAEPKDAAAPSPAKEETTAPAPSVTNSEPPSQIPASSDVTDEKESDAAPAEPTVAKAAAEAADAASAPVENNSNGTPEAAAAGKDQQQQQQQQTTVVTIE